A window from Actimicrobium sp. CCC2.4 encodes these proteins:
- the bioD gene encoding dethiobiotin synthase, translating to MSARFACFVTGTDTGVGKTLVSAALVHLLAEAGLGTVGMKPVAAGATIIDGRLANEDVDQLAAAGNLALPSAWCAPYILHAAAAPHIAAAREGVSISLDHLLDCYRQLAAGADAVVVEGVGGFSVPLSDDADTADLAQQLGLPVVLVVGMRLGCISHALLTAEAIRARGLRLAGWVANLIDPEMGYLPDNIAALVARLEAPLLGVIPALGGQASFIDASRFLEAELMAGWPSASAHTDK from the coding sequence ATGAGCGCGCGCTTTGCGTGCTTCGTGACCGGCACCGATACCGGCGTGGGCAAAACGCTAGTCAGTGCGGCGCTGGTGCACCTGCTAGCCGAAGCCGGACTTGGGACGGTCGGCATGAAACCAGTCGCCGCCGGCGCGACGATCATCGATGGCCGGCTCGCCAACGAGGATGTCGACCAGCTCGCTGCCGCCGGCAATCTGGCGCTGCCATCTGCATGGTGCGCGCCCTACATCCTGCATGCGGCCGCCGCACCGCACATCGCGGCAGCGCGCGAAGGCGTGTCGATTTCACTGGACCATTTGCTCGATTGTTACCGCCAGCTGGCGGCCGGTGCCGACGCGGTCGTGGTGGAAGGCGTAGGCGGATTTAGCGTGCCGCTGTCGGATGACGCCGATACCGCCGACCTGGCGCAGCAACTGGGTTTGCCGGTGGTGCTGGTGGTCGGCATGCGGCTGGGCTGCATCAGTCACGCGTTACTCACCGCTGAAGCGATACGCGCGCGCGGCTTGCGGCTGGCCGGCTGGGTTGCGAACCTTATCGATCCGGAGATGGGCTATTTACCGGACAATATTGCCGCGCTAGTGGCTAGACTGGAGGCGCCGCTGCTTGGCGTGATACCGGCGTTGGGCGGGCAGGCTTCGTTCATTGACGCGTCGCGTTTTCTGGAAGCCGAATTAATGGCTGGATGGCCGTCGGCATCGGCCCATACCGACAAGTAG